A window of the Zeugodacus cucurbitae isolate PBARC_wt_2022May chromosome 4, idZeuCucr1.2, whole genome shotgun sequence genome harbors these coding sequences:
- the LOC105214485 gene encoding CLIP-associating protein, whose product MAYRKPNDLDGFIQMMPKADMRVKALLAEDLVTFLSDETNSIVCMDMGMLVDGLMPWLTGSHFKIAQKSLEAFSELIKRLGPDFNAYNATVLPHVIDRLGDSKDTVREKAQLLLQVVMEYKVLAPQATIDKLAASCFKHKNSKVREEFLQTIVNTLNEYGTSQLSVRTYIQPISALLGDPTATVRDAAIQTLVEIYKHVGDRLRADLRKMDDVPASKLASLEQKFDQIKAEGLLLKSALQTAASANNGHDEGDNVSARDRPTKIVKRTVSASMRAKPSSSESNAGGDAGAITADIFESTFEVVPQLTIFHPKDMDDIYRNIIVVISDKNADWEKRIDSLKKVRSLLMLNIQSQPQFVAQLKDLSIPFLDILKEELRSQVIREACITIAYMSKTLRNKLEPFCLAILEALINLIQNSAKVIASSSIIALKYIIKYSHSPKMIKLVTETLQQSKSKDIRATLCEMLCLMFDEWQTKTMERCSQQLRDVLKRSIGDADNEARRHSRRAYWKFRRHFPDLADQIYTTLDIASQRALERERDGGNVAVEPERRSAAATTRFQRSPGSLQKPAAGMRSVSAVDTAAAQRAKARAQYSFYPRKKLSTANTAAAPANSGTTSSAATGSLPRPRYMGGGATTTSGAGTQLTTGVSPRTRGRAGVSQSQPGSRSTSPSSKLREQYGYRPITGTIPKKASGIPRSLTSSRETSPTRVAMKRSIYATNSASNSARRTPDRSNSRSLAAARILQQSREAETALADALSPEAERVIDYGEYSRGYTAGLRMGRKLLSRDESDDSEASSVCSERSFDSSMTRGNNSNYSLSGSRNRLDWSCTRAPFDDIDTIIQYCASTHWSDRKDGVISLTQYLADGNQLTPQQLQAVLDMFRKLFMDPHTKVYSLFLDAVTELILAHANDLQDWLFVLLTRLFNKLGTELLNSMHIKIGKTLQVVHEYFPTDQQLRDVFRILADTAQTPCTKTKIAILKFLTDLATSYCKSTDFPSEDGPLAVDKAVLKIVQQAGDPKSKDLRDQARKCLIALYNRNTPQMTKLLSSLPKGYQDTAKAIIQSHLRRNSTSGTNSPSSPHSSASPKPLQSPSLGPFSSLQPQYNTTSPRSRQPSVDHELYSEADVQHNIHKTSEEIRNCFGVGVGIETSSNNTRQYHSLSNANGYNGYLHDQQDSCASSNSKTQSATTTESNTPESTTMRLDANLLEQHQRMTTNAVLTTATPNANTPVVGGTANHAARCNYTVTSNGELLLENGLAESEIIRVACALKADMPVEQIQQALTNLEICIKGGNCELPNKHFRAIMKMLLGLLDSQTADVMIAVISVLGKIVRSTKMKETWINFLELILLRIINCYQHSKETAREIDLIIPRIVSSLPLNATINIVNPVIATSCYPLNLCAVKLLTELADRHGAELTELHLDSIFPNLARLTDDGESMVRKAAVFCIVKLYIVMGEEKVKPKLSVLNPSKVRLLNVYIDKQRSNSGGGSSTKNSSASSS is encoded by the coding sequence CCACATGTTATAGACCGTCTGGGCGATAGCAAAGATACCGTACGTGAGAAAGCACAATTGCTATTACAAGTGGTTATGGAGTACAAAGTATTGGCCCCACAAGCTACCATCGACAAATTGGCAGCATCTTGCTTTAAACATAAGAATTCTAAAGTTCGTGAGGAGTTTTTGCAGACTATTGTAAATACACTGAACGAATATGGCACCTCACAATTGAGTGTACGCACTTATATACAACCAATTAGTGCGCTGCTAGGCGATCCCACAGCAACCGTGCGTGATGCAGCTATACAAACGCTTGTAGAAATTTACAAGCATGTAGGTGACCGTCTGCGTGCAGATCTACGAAAGATGGATGATGTTCCTGCGTCAAAATTAGCTTCGCTTGAGCAGAAATTCGATCAAATCAAAGCGGAAGGACTTTTACTGAAGTCGGCATTGCAGACCGCAGCGTCTGCTAATAATGGGCACGATGAGGGGGACAACGTGAGCGCACGGGATCGTccaacaaaaattgttaaacgtACTGTATCCGCGTCAATGCGAGCCAAGCCAAGTTCATCGGAATCAAATGCTGGTGGCGATGCTGGCGCCATAACTGCGGATATTTTCGAATCAACATTCGAAGTTGTGCCACAATTAACTATTTTTCACCCAAAAGACATGGAtgatatttatagaaatattattgttgtgaTTAGTGATAAAAATGCTGATTGGGAGAAACGCATAGACTCGTTAAAGAAAGTTCGTTCATTACTAATGCTGAATATACAATCACAACCGCAATTTGTTGCGCAGCTAAAAGATCTGTCGATACCATTCCTTGATATCCTCAAGGAGGAATTGCGCTCGCAAGTCATTCGCGAGGCATGCATTACAATAGCCTACATGTCGAAAACTCTACGCAACAAACTCGAACCATTTTGCTTGGCTATTTTAGAGGCGCTTAttaatttgatacaaaattcGGCTAAAGTGATTGCCTCTTCATCGATAATTGCACTcaagtatattataaagtattcTCATTCGCCGAAAATGATTAAACTCGTTACCGAAACATTGCAACAGTCCAAATCTAAAGACATTCGTGCTACATTGTGTGAAATGCTTTGCTTGATGTTCGATGAGTGGCAAACAAAAACGATGGAGCGTTGTTCCCAACAACTTCGTGACGTTCTCAAACGGTCTATAGGCGATGCAGATAACGAAGCACGACGTCATTCGCGACGTGCTTATTGGAAATTTCGACGGCACTTTCCTGATCTAGCCGATCAAATCTACACTACACTAGATATTGCATCACAACGGGCATTAGAACGGGAACGTGATGGTGGCAATGTTGCCGTAGAACCTGAACGTCGCTCTGCAGCTGCAACTACACGATTTCAACGTTCGCCAGGTTCACTACAAAAGCCTGCGGCAGGAATGCGTAGCGTATCGGCTGTGGATACCGCCGCTGCACAACGTGCCAAAGCTCGCGCTCAATACTCGTTCTATCcacgaaaaaaattaagcacTGCTAACACCGCTGCTGCGCCAGCCAATTCCGGAACAACAAGTTCAGCTGCCACCGGTTCTTTACCGCGTCCACGGTATATGGGAGGTGGTGCAACGACAACGTCAGGCGCAGGGACGCAACTAACTACCGGCGTTTCTCCGCGTACCCGAGGTCGCGCTGGAGTGTCACAGTCACAACCTGGTTCTCGCTCCACTTCGCCCAGTTCCAAACTGCGAGAACAATACGGCTATAGACCCATAACTGGAACCATACCGAAAAAAGCTTCGGGCATACCTCGTTCGTTGACCAGTTCGCGCGAAACGAGTCCCACCCGCGTCGCCATGAAGCGGAGTATTTATGCCACAAATAGTGCGTCGAACTCCGCACGACGAACACCTGATCGTAGCAATTCACGTTCGCTGGCTGCAGCACGTATTTTACAACAAAGCCGCGAGGCTGAGACTGCATTAGCAGATGCTCTTTCGCCAGAAGCGGAGCGAGTTATTGATTATGGCGAGTATTCGCGCGGATATACAGCTGGCTTGCGAATGGGTCGAAAGTTGTTGTCGCGCGACGAGTCCGACGACTCCGAGGCATCGTCGGTGTGTTCGGAGCGGTCGTTTGATTCGTCAATGACGCGTGGCAACAATTCGAATTATTCGTTGTCAGGCTCACGAAATAGATTAGATTGGAGTTGCACGCGCGCACCGTTCGACGACATCGACACAATTATACAATACTGCGCCTCGACGCATTGGTCGGATCGCAAGGATGGAGTTATCAGTTTAACTCAATACCTTGCCGATGGCAATCAGCTGACACCACAACAACTACAGGCAGTGCTGGACATGTTCCGTAAATTATTCATGGATCCACACACAAAGGTGTACTCTCTGTTTCTTGACGCAGTTACTGAGCTGATTCTTGCACATGCCAACGATCTGCAGGACTGGCTTTTCGTATTACTCACGCGGTTATTTAATAAACTTGGCACAGAGCTGCTCAACTCAATGCACATTAAAATCGGCAAGACATTGCAAGTGGTGCACGAATATTTTCCAACTGATCAACAGCTTCGAGATGTCTTCCGCATACTCGCTGACACGGCACAAACCCCCTGCACCAAAACAAAGATAGCCATATTGAAATTCCTCACAGACTTGGCAACCAGTTACTGCAAGTCCACTGATTTTCCCTCCGAGGATGGACCATTAGCGGTTGATAAGGCTGTGCTGAAGATCGTTCAACAAGCTGGTGATCCCAAAAGCAAAGATCTACGTGATCAAGCGCGTAAGTGTCTCATTGCGCTCTACAATCGCAACACACCACAGATGACTAAGTTACTGTCTAGCCTACCAAAGGGCTATCAAGACACCGCCAAGGCCATTATACAGTCACATTTGCGACGCAATAGCACTTCAGGCACAAATTCGCCATCTTCACCACATTCAAGTGCCAGTCCCAAGCCACTGCAAAGTCCATCGCTTGGACCATTCTCTTCGCTACAACCACAATACAATACCACCAGTCCACGCTCGCGACAACCCTCTGTGGACCATGAACTCTATTCGGAGGCAGATGTGCAGCATAACATACACAAAACATCGGAAGAAATCCGAAATTGCTTTGGTGTTGGTGTCGGCATAGAGACATCATCCAACAATACCCGGCAATACCATTCGCTCTCCAATGCCAATGGCTATAACGGCTATCTGCATGATCAGCAAGATTCGTGCGCTTCTTCCAATTCAAAGACGCAGTCAGCCACCACAACCGAATCGAACACACCCGAAAGCACCACTATGCGTTTAGATGCTAACTTGTTGGAGCAGCACCAACGTATGACCACAAATGCAGTGCTAACAACTGCAACACCCAATGCCAACACACCAGTCGTTGGTGGCACTGCAAATCACGCCGCACGTTGTAATTACACCGTAACCTCGAACGGTGAGCTTTTGCTCGAGAATGGTTTGGCTGAAAGCGAAATTATACGCGTCGCATGTGCATTGAAAGCAGATATGCCCGTGGAGCAGATCCAACAGGCGCTCACCAATTTGGAAATTTGCATTAAAGGCGGCAACTGCGAACTCCCGAACAAACATTTTCGTGCTATAATGAAAATGCTACTCGGTCTATTGGATTCGCAAACCGCCGATGTGATGATCGCCGTTATAAGTGTGCTGGGCAAGATCGTGCGTAGCACCAAAATGAAGGAAACCTGGATCAATTTCCTCGAGCTGATATTGCTGCGGATAATAAACTGTTATCAGCACAGTAAGGAAACCGCACGAGAAATTGATTTGATTATACCGCGTATTGTGTCATCATTGCCGCTGAACGCCACCATCAATATTGTAAATCCCGTTATTGCAACTAGTTGCTATCCACTGAATTTGTGCGCAGTGAAATTACTCACTGAGCTGGCAGATCGTCACGGCGCCGAATTGACGGAATTACATTTAGACAGTATATTCCCGAATTTGGCGCGTCTCACCGACGACGGTGAATCGATGGTACGAAAGGCCGCTGTTTTTTGTATCGTCAAACTCTACATAGTGATGGGCGAGGAAAAGGTAAAACCGAAACTATCGGTGTTGAATCCGAGCAAAGTGCGTTTGCTAAACGTTTACATTGATAAACAACGCAGTAACAGCGGTGGTGGCAGTTCAACGAAAAACTCATCAGCATCATCGTCATGA